In Streptomyces liangshanensis, the DNA window GGGGTCCCGTGGTCCTGCGGCACGGCGGCGAGCAGCGGGAACGACGGCAGCGCTGGCGGGCCCGTGATGCCCAGCGGGGTGACCGTGGCCGCCGTACCGAGCGCGAAGCCGGGCCCCAGGCCGTAGGCGGCGGCCCAGGCGGCGGCGTTCGGCACCAGCGCGAGCCCGAGCAGGAGGACGGCGAACCGCCCCGACCAGTCGCCCGCGAGCTGGGTGAACGACAGCTGCGCCGCGCCCCCGTGCCACACCAGCGAGGCCCCGACGAGCAGCGCCCCGCCGCCCAGCAGCGCCAGGACCGCGGCGGCGGCCGCCCGCAGCGCGACGGCGGTCCTGCGCCGGGCGGGCGGTGCCCAGACGGTACGGACGAGGCGTTCCCGTACCCCCGCGGGCAGCCACAGGGGCAGGGGGCCGACCGGCCGGCCGCTGCCGGACCACGCGCCGACGGCCGTGGAGAGCACCGTCACCAGCGGCAGCAGGAGCGCCGCGCGGACGGGGTGCGCGGTGAGCGGTCCGCCGGAGACGTAGAACACGACGGCGCCGCCGACCAGCAGGTATCCGGCGGAGATGGTGGCCACGGCGCCGAGCGCGGTGAGCTGCGGCCTGCCCTCCTCCGGTTCGAGGGCGTCCCTGGCCGCGCGGTGGGTGAGCCACACCGGCAGGGCCAGGAGCAGCAGGGGGACCACCCCGAGCGGCGCGGGCGCCCCTGACATGGTGTCGGGCCGCACCAGCTCGACGCCGTGCGCGAGCAGCCAGAGGGCCGCGGCGACGTGGAGGGCGCCCCGGGCGCCGCTGTCGGGGTAGGGCGAGGTGATCCACATCCCCATGACCAGCACGGCGAGTGCCCCGAGGCCGAGGCCCGCGGCGATGGCCCCGCGGAGGAAGGACGCGGTCAGCGCGGCGGCCCGGCCCCGTTCCGCCGCCGAGGCCGAGGCCGAGGACAACGTCGTGCTGCGATCGGTCACTTGGGTCACGGCGCCATGCTGCCAACGACACGCGCTTTATCCGGGTAACAAGCTAATGACCGTGGTGTCGCTCAATATATGTTTATGTACTTTTTCACCCGTTCTCCCAAGGACCGCGACGCGCGTACGGACGCGGCGGGGCCCGGCCCCTTCACGCCCGCGCAGGCCTTCGACGCGCTGTACACCCACGCCGCGCCCTCTCTCGTACGGCAGGCGTACCTGCTCACCGGGCGGCGCGCCCTGTCCCAGGAGTCCGTCGAGCGGGCCTTCCACCAGGCGTGGGGGCGCTGGCCCGAGGTCGCGGTGGACCGGGATCCGGCGGGGTGGGTACGGGCGGCGGCGTACGAGTACGCCCTGTCGCCCTGGCACCGGCTGCGCCACGGCCGGCGGGGCCCCGACCTGATCACCGGTCAGCGGGACGGCGGGGACGGGCGCGCGCTGCGCGAGGCGCTGCTCGCACTGCCGCCGCGCTACCGCCGCGTCCTGATGCTGTACGACGGGCTGGGCCTGGACCTGCCGGAGACGGCGGCGGAGACGGAGGCGAGCACGCTGGGGACGGCGCGGCGGCTGCTGAACGCGCGCGAGGCGGTGGCGGGCCGGCTGCCCGAACTGGCGGACCCGGACGCGCTGCACCAGCGGCTGGGGACGCTGGCCCGGACGGTGACCCCGCCGGCCATTCCGCCGGCGCGGGCGGTACGGAGGAGTGCCGAGCGGCGCGCCCGGTTGTGGACGCGGGCGGCGATCGCCTTCACGGCGTTGATCGTGGGGGCGACCGGCTTCACGCTGGCCACGGCGCCCACCCGGTACTGGGAGCCGCTGGCGGCCGCGCGGCCGGTCGACGGCGTACCGGTCACGAGCGGTCCCGAGGCGTGGACCGAGCAGGATCTGACGCTGCGGGACCGCCTGCGCGACGAACCGTTCCACGGCCCGCAACGGCTGGTCCCGCTGCCCCTCTGAGGCGCTCGGCCCGGGCCGCCCTCGCGGTGGCCCGGGCCGTTGTGCCGTGCTGTCAGGCCGTGGTGCCGTCAGCCGTCGTGTCAGCCCGCGAGGATCGCGCGGGCCAGCGCAGCGGTCTCGGTCGGCGTCTTGCCGACCTTCACGCCCGCGGCCTCCAGGGCTTCCTTCTTCGCCTGGGCCGTACCGGAGGAACCGGAGACGATGGCGCCGGCGTGGCCCATGGTCTTGCCCTCGGGCGCGGTGAAGCCCGCGACGTAGCCGACGACCGGCTTCGTGACGTTCTTCGCGATGAAGTCGGCCGCGCGCTCCTCGGCGTCGCCGCCGATCTCGCCGATCATGACGATCAGGTCGGTGTCGGCGTCGGCCTCGAACGCGGCGAGCGCGTCGATGTGCGTCGTACCGATGACCGGGTCGCCACCGATGCCGACGGCGGACGAGAAGCCGAGGTCACGGAGCTCGTACATCATCTGGTAGGTCAGCGTGCCGGACTTGGACACGAGACCGATGCGGCCGGGCTTGGTGATGTCGCCCGGGATGATGCCGGCGTTGGACTGGCCGGGGGTGATCAGGCCGGGGCAGTTCGGGCCGATGATCCGGGTCTTGTTGCCCTTCACGCCCGCGTACGCCCAGAACGCCGCGGAGTCGTGCACCGCGATGCCCTCGGTGATCACGACGGCGAGCGGGATCTCGGCGTCGATCGCCTCGATCACGGCGGCCTTGGCGAAGGCCGGCGGGACGAAGACGACGGAGACGTCGGCGCCGGTCTTCTCGATGGCCTCGGCCACGGACCCGAACACGGGTACGTCGGTGCCGTCGAAGTCGACGGACGTGCCGGCCTTACGGGGGTTGACGCCGCCGACGATGTTCGTGCCGTCGGCGAGCATGAGCTTGGTGTGCTTCATGCCCGTGGCGCCGGTCATCCCCTGGACGATGACCTTGCTGTCCTTGGTGAGGAAGATAGCCATGGTTGTGGTTTCCCTCGTCCTTACTTCGCTGCTGCGGCGAGCTCGGCGGCCTTGTCGGCCGCGCCGTCCATGGTGTCCACGCGCCGCACGAGCGGGTGGTTGGCGTCGGACAGGATCTTGCGACCCAGCTCCGCGTTGTTGCCGTCGAGGCGCACGACGAGCGGCTTCTCGACGTTCTCGCCCTTGGACTCCAGCAGCTCCAGGGCCTGCACGATGCCGTTGGCGACCTCGTCGCAGGCGG includes these proteins:
- a CDS encoding DUF6350 family protein, with product MTQVTDRSTTLSSASASAAERGRAAALTASFLRGAIAAGLGLGALAVLVMGMWITSPYPDSGARGALHVAAALWLLAHGVELVRPDTMSGAPAPLGVVPLLLLALPVWLTHRAARDALEPEEGRPQLTALGAVATISAGYLLVGGAVVFYVSGGPLTAHPVRAALLLPLVTVLSTAVGAWSGSGRPVGPLPLWLPAGVRERLVRTVWAPPARRRTAVALRAAAAAVLALLGGGALLVGASLVWHGGAAQLSFTQLAGDWSGRFAVLLLGLALVPNAAAWAAAYGLGPGFALGTAATVTPLGITGPPALPSFPLLAAVPQDHGTPLHWAAAGVPVVAGVVVAWFTVRVAAPPFAVREEAWTLRATALTAALGGALGALLTGILAAAAGGPLGNADLAAFGPVGWLTGLAALGWLVGVGVPVALLIRVWRLRERRVKPDPGVSVVPGAGADGPGADGSGADSGGADGGVVAGGGAGRGAWWAPWRRTAAAGVATAGATAGVGAGAAEAGAADTEGVAKDGKAPVVAAAPPVGPDPESYDVLPAAAWHDRETREARWAAIKDASGGLMADFPAVPLLPPVPEPPSGGEDGSGEEVQVVREVQETKPDPETAPDRPDVTP
- the sucD gene encoding succinate--CoA ligase subunit alpha — protein: MAIFLTKDSKVIVQGMTGATGMKHTKLMLADGTNIVGGVNPRKAGTSVDFDGTDVPVFGSVAEAIEKTGADVSVVFVPPAFAKAAVIEAIDAEIPLAVVITEGIAVHDSAAFWAYAGVKGNKTRIIGPNCPGLITPGQSNAGIIPGDITKPGRIGLVSKSGTLTYQMMYELRDLGFSSAVGIGGDPVIGTTHIDALAAFEADADTDLIVMIGEIGGDAEERAADFIAKNVTKPVVGYVAGFTAPEGKTMGHAGAIVSGSSGTAQAKKEALEAAGVKVGKTPTETAALARAILAG
- a CDS encoding sigma factor-like helix-turn-helix DNA-binding protein, yielding MYFFTRSPKDRDARTDAAGPGPFTPAQAFDALYTHAAPSLVRQAYLLTGRRALSQESVERAFHQAWGRWPEVAVDRDPAGWVRAAAYEYALSPWHRLRHGRRGPDLITGQRDGGDGRALREALLALPPRYRRVLMLYDGLGLDLPETAAETEASTLGTARRLLNAREAVAGRLPELADPDALHQRLGTLARTVTPPAIPPARAVRRSAERRARLWTRAAIAFTALIVGATGFTLATAPTRYWEPLAAARPVDGVPVTSGPEAWTEQDLTLRDRLRDEPFHGPQRLVPLPL